Proteins encoded in a region of the Sphingomonas sp. HMP9 genome:
- a CDS encoding gluconate 2-dehydrogenase subunit 3 family protein, whose protein sequence is MVIKDDQYILNYCTKYLARDNADERHSAYGVDAETSRSRISECWRFPIIDSHDGPEPHAYEFNDVSFIWRCDDADRPPHSVQLITTCHRLFEPLDLRRIGDSIFFALTLKVPKGARYRYLLIVEGNVVADPINPQIQITASGQIWSSFFTWAYNQPISFERWEFTILERLTRHILPFNSKEAQNFLGREGGGGNGGHLYRLDISVGVANYIDKVVAREERHRLYAYKTCLEMIDAVLRRREMRVPPEAMEERLYVSLYDDMASGAAALFEHGWDRMRYNDPADFLRLLRRHAMTGAFAHPKYGGNPGGMAWAFLSEHFTGSDGKTAFDWRRGQEKPLGTSTEYRG, encoded by the coding sequence GTGGTTATCAAAGATGATCAGTATATTCTCAATTACTGCACGAAGTATCTCGCGCGTGACAATGCGGACGAAAGGCACAGCGCCTATGGCGTCGATGCAGAAACTTCGCGAAGCCGGATCTCCGAATGCTGGCGGTTTCCGATAATCGACAGTCACGATGGGCCCGAGCCCCACGCTTACGAATTCAACGATGTAAGCTTCATCTGGCGATGCGATGATGCCGATCGGCCGCCGCACTCGGTCCAACTCATCACGACCTGCCATCGCTTGTTCGAGCCCCTTGATCTCAGGCGCATCGGAGACTCGATCTTCTTTGCCCTGACGCTCAAAGTGCCGAAAGGCGCGCGCTATCGCTACTTGCTCATCGTCGAGGGCAATGTCGTCGCCGACCCCATCAATCCTCAGATTCAAATCACGGCATCCGGCCAAATTTGGTCGAGCTTCTTTACTTGGGCCTACAATCAGCCAATCAGCTTCGAGCGTTGGGAATTCACAATCCTTGAGAGGCTCACCAGGCACATCCTGCCGTTCAACAGCAAAGAGGCGCAGAACTTCCTCGGGCGTGAGGGCGGCGGCGGCAATGGGGGCCATCTCTACCGGCTCGACATCTCGGTCGGCGTGGCAAACTATATCGACAAGGTCGTCGCGCGCGAAGAACGGCACCGCCTTTATGCCTACAAGACCTGCCTCGAGATGATCGATGCAGTGCTGCGCCGCCGTGAGATGCGCGTGCCGCCTGAAGCCATGGAAGAGCGGCTTTACGTCTCCCTCTATGACGACATGGCGAGCGGAGCCGCCGCCTTGTTCGAACACGGTTGGGACCGGATGCGCTACAACGATCCCGCGGACTTTCTGCGCCTCTTGCGGCGCCACGCAATGACAGGCGCCTTCGCTCATCCAAAATATGGCGGAAATCCGGGCGGAATGGCCTGGGCCTTTCTTTCCGAGCACTTCACGGGAAGCGACGGCAAAACCGCTTTCGACTGGCGGCGGGGCCAGGAGAAGCCGCTCGGGACGAGTACGGAATATCGCGGTTGA
- a CDS encoding GMC family oxidoreductase, with the protein MRDQFDYVIIGSGAGGAPIAYEKARDKKSVLVLEKGPLLLTQDERHEGSLSDFKRDEMFNAGTERIINIPGMANSGQPFFTSHIEPDLNDEPHIFSDLAGNGPRVTIEGYTAQVVGGGTQLYGGVSLRFSENDFRLKSFNDDRQIALKNDPDRDALRHVIDWPFGYAKLKKYYEKAEYLIGINGTSEGQVKAKKNGFSDPDQYQKPRNPNPISEFARKGMENCGFATYRTPLAVITEDHLPSNRKAGDPHVGYVNRYGDPLGYKSNTWVTLLRPTIREGFDLELRPNSTVTYLESRGREIVAVHYRDESGRARRVTGKKIIVACSAIESVRLMMLSAEHDRLGFGKAIRFEEDGSHLGRYFLTHAFGGAEVAIKNYRFDKSISLDSDFATDACAQQEFLDANGLWAGGAIYNNTSDQCLPITLARTDGSTDLDTFWAGFSGAMEKRGDGLIRWLNEDFGTRLSVSFMANQVPRYENRIELHATPDKWGRRSAHVIKDWHPHDGAVMGTLAGVCEDILLKGVPGATRNDISEGSVYGNAVRVANHILGGMRFGESEDVSVLDPSCRVWGFDNLFVTDGSFMPTSGGGNPTLTIQANAFRVADLI; encoded by the coding sequence ATGAGGGACCAATTCGACTACGTCATCATCGGCAGCGGGGCTGGCGGCGCGCCGATCGCCTATGAGAAAGCCCGGGATAAAAAATCGGTTCTCGTCCTCGAAAAAGGACCGCTACTGCTCACTCAGGATGAGCGGCACGAAGGCAGCCTCAGCGACTTCAAGCGCGATGAAATGTTCAACGCCGGCACGGAGCGAATCATCAACATTCCCGGCATGGCTAACAGTGGCCAGCCCTTCTTCACAAGCCACATCGAGCCCGACCTCAACGACGAGCCGCACATCTTTTCCGATCTCGCGGGCAACGGCCCCCGCGTCACGATAGAAGGCTATACCGCCCAGGTCGTGGGCGGGGGCACGCAGCTCTACGGCGGCGTCTCGCTGCGTTTCTCCGAGAATGATTTTCGCCTGAAGAGCTTCAACGACGATCGCCAGATTGCGTTGAAGAACGACCCGGACCGCGACGCGCTGCGCCACGTGATCGACTGGCCCTTCGGCTATGCGAAGCTGAAAAAGTATTATGAGAAGGCCGAATACCTCATTGGGATTAACGGAACTTCCGAGGGGCAGGTCAAGGCCAAGAAAAACGGCTTCTCTGATCCGGACCAGTATCAAAAACCTCGGAATCCCAATCCCATTAGTGAGTTCGCTCGCAAGGGCATGGAGAACTGCGGTTTCGCGACCTACCGCACGCCGCTCGCGGTCATCACCGAAGATCATCTCCCAAGCAATCGCAAAGCGGGCGATCCCCATGTCGGCTACGTCAACCGGTACGGCGATCCTCTCGGCTATAAGTCCAACACCTGGGTCACGCTACTACGCCCGACCATTCGTGAGGGGTTCGATCTCGAGCTGCGTCCGAATTCGACCGTTACCTATCTCGAAAGCCGTGGACGCGAGATTGTTGCCGTCCATTACCGCGACGAGAGCGGGCGCGCCCGGCGTGTCACGGGGAAAAAGATAATCGTCGCTTGTTCAGCGATAGAGTCGGTGCGGTTGATGATGCTGTCCGCCGAGCACGACCGGCTAGGCTTCGGCAAGGCGATCCGGTTCGAGGAAGACGGCAGCCATCTTGGCCGCTATTTCCTCACGCATGCCTTTGGCGGGGCCGAGGTCGCGATCAAGAATTACCGGTTCGACAAGTCGATCTCGCTCGATAGCGATTTCGCGACCGATGCCTGCGCGCAACAGGAGTTCCTCGATGCCAATGGTCTCTGGGCCGGCGGCGCGATCTACAACAACACCTCGGATCAGTGCCTGCCGATCACGCTGGCGCGCACTGACGGCAGCACCGACCTCGATACCTTCTGGGCGGGATTCAGCGGCGCGATGGAGAAGCGCGGCGACGGCCTCATTCGCTGGCTTAACGAGGATTTCGGTACGAGGCTTTCCGTGAGCTTCATGGCCAACCAGGTGCCGCGCTATGAAAATCGGATCGAGCTTCACGCCACCCCTGACAAATGGGGACGCAGATCCGCGCATGTCATCAAGGACTGGCATCCGCATGACGGCGCGGTGATGGGGACGCTCGCCGGCGTGTGCGAGGATATTTTGCTTAAGGGGGTGCCCGGCGCCACGCGCAACGACATCAGCGAAGGCTCGGTCTACGGCAATGCTGTCCGGGTGGCGAACCACATTCTTGGCGGAATGCGCTTCGGCGAGAGCGAGGATGTCTCGGTGCTAGACCCGAGTTGCCGCGTCTGGGGCTTCGACAACCTTTTTGTCACCGACGGATCCTTCATGCCCACCTCGGGTGGCGGCAATCCGACCCTGACCATCCAGGCGAACGCCTTTCGCGTCGCCGACCTGATCTGA
- a CDS encoding cupin domain-containing protein, whose protein sequence is MDPRFDKLATDPWAQVFQVVFFPDRIYHAQYLNATRSSRYRYNVWEVRGKADLTILKGEVYLDGTKITNFLRIEYRASRLVEVLRESNRFLGPSLVADVRAALANENVSAQTRVSLDFCPWINAYQVELWETLEPPPGRRHDYQVLSMMGHNGAITTVPKINPVLADGAFEDLRWVNVWFEESPVYQPLGRTVPDGERSRDNYYQRNIQVPNSPNPSDFANTVHEDSYGVDFARGWYFEDVSTVQPVKYRNAMMNDDNPDAKPGNVNVVEMRWILQQEFGGADVFFHEVTIPEGVVEGTHRHIGSEELYYVVEGTGHAWLGENDDPKLADAPLVMRHVYGFEPRFCREVPVKPGSVIFTKSGGIHGIANTGKGDLKFVAFLYHSA, encoded by the coding sequence ATGGATCCGCGCTTCGACAAGCTGGCGACCGACCCCTGGGCGCAGGTATTCCAGGTCGTGTTCTTCCCCGACCGGATCTACCACGCCCAGTATCTCAACGCGACGCGCTCCTCGCGCTATCGTTACAACGTCTGGGAAGTGCGCGGAAAGGCCGATCTCACGATCCTTAAGGGCGAGGTCTATCTCGACGGCACCAAGATCACCAATTTCCTAAGGATCGAGTATCGCGCCTCGCGACTTGTCGAAGTGCTGCGCGAGAGCAACCGCTTCCTCGGCCCATCGCTGGTGGCCGATGTTCGGGCTGCGCTGGCCAACGAGAATGTGTCTGCCCAGACCCGCGTCTCGCTCGACTTTTGCCCCTGGATCAACGCTTATCAGGTCGAGCTGTGGGAGACGTTAGAGCCGCCGCCGGGACGGCGGCACGACTATCAGGTTCTCTCGATGATGGGTCACAACGGCGCAATCACCACCGTTCCCAAGATCAATCCAGTGCTCGCCGACGGCGCTTTCGAAGATCTGCGCTGGGTGAACGTCTGGTTCGAGGAAAGCCCGGTCTACCAACCGCTCGGTCGTACGGTTCCAGATGGCGAGCGGTCGCGGGATAACTACTACCAGCGCAATATCCAGGTGCCCAACAGTCCCAACCCGAGCGATTTCGCTAATACGGTGCATGAGGACAGCTACGGCGTCGATTTCGCGCGCGGCTGGTACTTTGAGGATGTCTCAACGGTCCAGCCCGTCAAATACCGCAACGCGATGATGAATGACGACAACCCGGATGCCAAACCCGGCAATGTCAATGTCGTTGAAATGCGCTGGATTCTTCAGCAGGAATTCGGCGGCGCCGATGTGTTCTTCCACGAGGTGACAATTCCGGAAGGCGTAGTCGAGGGAACCCACCGCCATATCGGCAGCGAGGAACTCTACTACGTGGTCGAGGGAACGGGCCATGCCTGGCTCGGCGAGAATGACGATCCCAAGCTTGCCGATGCACCCCTCGTAATGCGGCATGTCTACGGTTTCGAGCCTCGCTTTTGCCGCGAAGTACCGGTCAAGCCGGGCAGCGTTATCTTCACAAAGAGCGGCGGCATCCACGGCATTGCCAACACCGGCAAGGGTGATCTCAAATTCGTCGCCTTCCTCTATCACAGCGCCTGA
- a CDS encoding alpha amylase C-terminal domain-containing protein — protein sequence MNAAAAPGNIGNSTSMAVTQEHIGAQTPMGATLVDAGATFRVWAPLAREVHVCGDFNGWAHDALSLLKRQDDGRWAGFVPGLAEGHLYKFYVVGEGSEGFKRDPYARELTRGWPGPACILRSPTAYTWHDAGWRPPAFSDLIVYQLHIGTWAGPAPGTRVGTFLDVLDRIEYLADLGINAIEPLPIIEYSTPRSMGYNGSDLFSPEMDYQVPPGELGAYLPTINRLLAQKGHPPLSQADLSAGINQLKVMIDICHLYGIAVLLDIVFNHASGDIKGQPESLYFFDRAAGFNPNDSLYFSERDHTGPVFAFWNRDVRQFLIDNATFFLDEYHIDGFRYDQVTVIDRENAGSGWLFCQDLTDTLRHRAARAIDIAEYWGPEPAVVRPREAGGAGFDAIWHDGLRETIRGLLAAVAGGRDAPMSWQALISQLRAPRFREAWRCVQCIESHDEVYHDREPRIAALAGGGNSRSWFATSRARVATGLLLTAPGIPMLFMGQEFFEDKRWSDDPASHPGTSLYWSGLSADKTMTDFHRFTRELISLRRRHPALRGENCVVRLADDVARVIVVHRWLEGSGRDVVIVASLNESTHHGFSIPMPSAGHWTETFNSDLYENWVNPVVAGNGGSVMARNDPTIGLPCSASLTIPANAFLVLTRDGGD from the coding sequence TTGAATGCCGCCGCCGCGCCGGGCAATATCGGGAACTCCACTTCGATGGCGGTAACGCAGGAGCACATCGGCGCACAGACGCCCATGGGAGCGACGCTGGTCGATGCCGGCGCGACGTTCCGTGTTTGGGCGCCCCTCGCCAGGGAGGTCCACGTCTGCGGCGATTTCAACGGCTGGGCGCACGACGCGCTCAGCCTTCTCAAACGCCAGGACGATGGCCGCTGGGCGGGTTTTGTGCCGGGCCTGGCTGAGGGACACCTCTATAAGTTCTATGTCGTCGGAGAGGGTTCGGAAGGGTTTAAGCGCGATCCCTATGCGCGCGAGCTGACGCGAGGATGGCCCGGCCCCGCCTGCATACTGCGCTCGCCCACGGCATATACCTGGCATGATGCCGGATGGAGGCCGCCAGCCTTCTCCGACCTTATCGTCTATCAGCTGCATATCGGCACGTGGGCGGGCCCGGCCCCGGGCACGCGTGTGGGTACCTTTCTCGATGTCCTCGATCGCATCGAATATCTCGCCGATCTCGGTATAAACGCAATCGAGCCGCTGCCGATCATCGAGTACAGCACACCGCGCAGCATGGGGTATAACGGCTCCGACCTCTTCTCGCCCGAGATGGACTACCAGGTACCGCCCGGTGAGCTCGGCGCCTACCTGCCGACGATCAACCGGTTGCTTGCACAGAAGGGACACCCGCCCCTCTCGCAGGCCGATCTTTCCGCGGGAATCAATCAGCTCAAAGTGATGATCGACATTTGCCATCTCTACGGCATCGCGGTCCTCCTCGATATTGTCTTCAATCACGCTTCTGGAGACATAAAGGGGCAGCCCGAATCGCTCTATTTCTTCGACCGCGCTGCAGGCTTCAACCCGAACGACAGCCTGTACTTCTCCGAGCGCGATCACACCGGACCCGTCTTCGCCTTCTGGAACCGGGACGTTCGCCAGTTCCTCATCGACAATGCCACCTTCTTCCTCGACGAATATCACATCGACGGTTTCCGCTATGACCAGGTCACGGTCATCGACCGCGAGAACGCCGGCAGCGGCTGGCTGTTCTGCCAGGATCTCACCGACACGCTCCGCCACCGCGCCGCGCGAGCGATCGACATAGCCGAGTACTGGGGTCCAGAGCCTGCGGTCGTCCGGCCGCGCGAGGCCGGTGGCGCAGGTTTCGACGCGATCTGGCACGACGGCCTGCGCGAGACGATCCGCGGCCTGCTCGCAGCTGTGGCCGGAGGACGCGATGCACCGATGAGCTGGCAGGCGCTGATATCCCAGCTACGGGCACCCAGGTTTAGAGAGGCGTGGCGCTGCGTGCAGTGCATCGAGAGTCACGACGAGGTCTATCACGACCGCGAGCCGCGGATCGCGGCGTTGGCCGGCGGCGGGAATTCTCGGTCCTGGTTCGCCACCAGCCGGGCTCGTGTGGCGACGGGGCTCTTGCTCACAGCGCCCGGCATCCCGATGCTGTTCATGGGACAGGAATTCTTCGAGGACAAACGCTGGTCTGACGACCCGGCCAGTCATCCTGGGACATCGCTCTATTGGTCCGGCCTCTCGGCTGACAAGACGATGACCGACTTCCACCGATTCACCCGCGAGCTAATCTCGCTCCGGCGACGTCATCCAGCGCTGCGCGGTGAGAACTGCGTGGTTCGTCTGGCTGACGACGTTGCCCGCGTTATCGTCGTGCATCGCTGGCTTGAAGGGAGCGGGCGTGATGTCGTCATCGTGGCGAGCCTGAATGAAAGCACGCACCATGGCTTTTCGATACCAATGCCGTCTGCCGGCCATTGGACAGAGACCTTCAACAGCGATCTCTACGAAAACTGGGTTAATCCTGTTGTTGCCGGGAACGGGGGCAGCGTGATGGCGAGGAACGATCCCACAATTGGCCTACCGTGCTCCGCCTCTCTGACAATTCCTGCAAATGCTTTTCTTGTGCTAACCCGCGATGGTGGCGACTGA
- a CDS encoding cupin domain-containing protein codes for MFSIIEHEIHNVVPIEPGTSPNYNRHNPLTKIIEAYEGFEPSAGAQHYLVDSRNFLIPFRNLALYGPAGDDWQVADPRLQDNKNDFQKQNVQSFDLAETQLMRCYAHAGDWTGSCLHISYTPCLASPLSADGGPYREDAVQMFLTVGKASTGGALITVPYNEISHRYEIEIWAYPGADLRAHLDPKGTAAMDHGELIVRPDLVVGSLADFEGPAFDGMRDRLKSEGKGFETFDYAVDHSMHPIRPLAIELAWANKASDRWDSDDGRNYRFEFAMSLRGWRNYFGAGKSGNPHGGLGSLDYRNLFSNYFGHEAQRRQELGEEWMSELGRELHDWNLDAYGRKPPPEGRELFMAANYMDLHSIAPNSAIGLHRHRDSLEAFLLISGERGEKAYMITGDWAQHHRRARAFEIRTMVRGDIVLIRGGQLHALVNDGDTNVEFFMFGGYD; via the coding sequence ATGTTCTCGATCATCGAGCACGAGATTCACAACGTCGTTCCGATCGAGCCCGGAACCTCGCCGAACTACAACCGGCACAATCCGCTCACGAAGATCATCGAAGCCTACGAGGGGTTCGAGCCCTCCGCCGGAGCGCAGCACTACCTCGTGGACTCTCGCAATTTTCTAATCCCGTTCCGCAATCTCGCCCTCTACGGCCCGGCGGGAGACGATTGGCAAGTCGCCGATCCGCGCCTGCAGGACAACAAGAACGATTTCCAGAAACAGAACGTCCAGTCGTTCGATCTTGCCGAAACGCAGCTGATGCGCTGCTATGCCCACGCGGGTGATTGGACCGGATCCTGCCTGCACATATCCTACACCCCGTGCCTCGCCTCGCCGCTGTCGGCCGACGGCGGCCCTTACCGCGAGGACGCGGTCCAGATGTTCCTGACAGTCGGAAAGGCCAGTACAGGCGGCGCTCTGATCACGGTACCCTACAACGAGATATCGCATCGTTACGAGATAGAGATTTGGGCCTATCCGGGCGCCGACCTGCGGGCCCATCTCGACCCCAAGGGCACGGCCGCGATGGACCACGGCGAGCTCATCGTGCGGCCCGATCTCGTCGTGGGCAGCCTCGCCGATTTTGAAGGCCCCGCGTTTGACGGGATGCGCGACCGCCTGAAGTCTGAAGGGAAGGGTTTCGAGACGTTCGATTATGCCGTCGACCACAGTATGCATCCGATCCGCCCGCTGGCGATCGAACTCGCCTGGGCGAACAAGGCGAGCGATCGCTGGGACTCCGATGACGGCCGCAATTACCGGTTCGAATTTGCGATGTCGCTGCGCGGCTGGCGCAATTATTTCGGCGCGGGAAAGAGCGGCAACCCGCATGGCGGGCTCGGCTCCCTCGACTACCGTAATCTTTTCTCGAACTATTTCGGGCATGAGGCGCAGCGCCGACAGGAACTCGGCGAGGAATGGATGAGCGAGCTTGGGCGCGAGCTGCATGATTGGAATTTGGACGCCTATGGCCGCAAGCCGCCGCCGGAAGGCCGCGAGCTATTCATGGCGGCCAACTATATGGACCTTCACTCGATCGCTCCCAACAGTGCGATCGGCCTCCATCGCCACCGCGACAGCCTCGAGGCTTTCCTGCTGATCAGCGGCGAGCGGGGAGAGAAGGCCTACATGATCACCGGTGACTGGGCGCAGCACCATCGGCGCGCGCGCGCCTTCGAGATTCGCACCATGGTGCGCGGTGACATCGTCCTAATTCGCGGGGGCCAGCTGCATGCCCTGGTCAACGACGGCGACACAAACGTGGAATTCTTCATGTTCGGCGGATACGATTGA